GTCCGAACTGGAGCCGGCGACCGGGCCGCCCGTTCAGGCGCCCGACGAGTTCGAGGAGCGCTACGCGCACGTCGAGGCGACATCGTTCCTGAAGAACGTCAACGTCGATCCCCACCTGCCGATGACGGCACCCGTCCTGCTCGCCCTGTACGCCAACGCCACCGGTGACGTGCTCGACGGGGTCATCATGGTCGATCCCGTGGCGTTGCAGATCATCGCGCGAGCGACAGGTGTGGTGGACGTGCCCGACGAACTGCTCGAGGGTGTCGAGGATCTTCCTGACCCGCTGCCACCCGACGAACTCGCGCGGGTCGTGATGTTCGATGCGTACCAGGAGTTCGGAGGTAGCAGCGAAGAGCGCGATCGGTACCTGGCTGCGGTCCTGACCTCCGCGTTCGAGCGTCTGATCGTGATGGACTGGGATCCCACGGTCATGACCCGACGCATCGGCATCGCCGGGGCGCGCCGCCACCTGCAGATCTACAGCGCGCGCGAGGACGAGCAACGCGCTCTCGAGTCGCTCGGAGTGGCTGGCGCCATGCAGCCCCGACCGTGGGGTGACCTCCTGGCGATGTCGGCGAACAACGCGGCTGCGAACAAGCAGGACGTGCACGTCGGGCACGGGGCGCGCCTCGATCTCACCCTGCGCATCCCCGTTCCCGACCGTCCGACGGACGCCGAGCGCCACGCCCGGTTCGAGGTGATCGTGGACAACCCACTGCCCTCTTCCGGCCTGGACCCGTACATCATCGGCTCGCGCCCGGGTGGCGCAGGTTCCGATTCGGGTCCAACGGGGGCACCGGGACTCAACCGGACGTGGTTCACCGTCTGGTCCCCTTCTGAGACCCGGGTCCTCGCGGGGAGGGATGGCCAGGACCAGCCCATCTCGGTGACCACGGGAGGGATCCACGACCAGACGGCGGTCGACCACTACCTCGAGACGCCGAGTCGAGAGCGTCGTTCGTTCGAGCTCGACCTGTCGGGGCCGATTGAGCTACGACGTGACGGGCCGGACCTCCGCTACCGGCTGACGCTGTGGCGGCAGGCCAAGGGGATCCCCGATGACATCGAGGTGTTGATCCGCGCTCCTCGGGGATGGGAGGTCGCCGACGCGTCGTTGTCGGGCGGGCGTCAAGGAGGCGACACCGGTCTGGGAACGGACGTCCTGGATGGACCTGAGGAGCCGACGCTGGAGCGACACCGGGGTCATGTAACCGTCCGCGGCGAGGTGAACACCGACGTCGTCATCGAGTTGCGGCTCGCGCGAGGGCCGATGCAGCGCTTGGGGGATCGGCTCACGAGTTGGCTCGGCTGGTGACACGTACGAACGGTCGGTGACGTCACCGTGACGAAACGTAACTAGCCACCGCTACACTCGTTAGGCACGGTGACGGGTACCTGACGTTGGGCTGCCGTGGGAAGGCTGAGCATGTGGAAGAGAGCCGAGTTGATCGTGCTACTCGCCATGGCCGTGCTCGTCCTGCTGGTCGGGGGGGCTTCCGCGCAGGAGGAGCCGTACCCGCCACGGGAAGGTCCCACCCGGGTCCTGCCGACGACGATCGAGCGTGAACCAGCACCCGGTGACGAGGGTCTCGAGGGGGAACCCGCCCCGGATGTCGCGGCGGACGTCGACGAGCGGCAAGCCCCGGCGCCCGACGAGGTCTCGGGCGAGCGGCAAGCCCCGGCGCCCGACGAGGTCTCGGGCGAGGGGCTCGCGCGCACAGGTGTTCCGACAGCGACGATCCTGAGCGTGGCGGTCGTGGTCCTGGCGGGCGGTGGCCTGCTCTTGTGGAGCCAGCGCCGGTCGCGTCGCGCGGCGGGCAGCTGAGCACGATCAGGAACACGAGCGCGCGTGATCTCCGACCGCGTGTCGCGTGTCCTGGTGGTCGACGGTAGTCCAGGCCAGAACCGCTCGGCCCTAGCCACGGTCAGGGCACTATCCGAGGCCGGCTACTCCCCGTGCGTCACGATCTCGGCGCGTCGCTCGCTGGCTTCGTCCTCCCGTCATGCGGCAGGTCAGGTACGGGTGCCACACGCCCACGAGGCTGGGTTCTACGAGTCGGTCCGGACCCTCACCGAGCGCGGGGAGTTCGCGGCGACGATCGTAACCAGCGACGCAGCTATCTCCGCGCTCGGTCTCCCCGAAGCGGAGCTCATCGACAAGTCGCGCTTGGAACAGCTCGTGCGTGACGTCGGGTTGCCCGTTCCCACGGGGCGCCGGTTCGATGATGATGACGCGCTACGAGCGGCCGCCGCGGACCTCGACTACCCGGTGGTGGTCAAGCCCGTCGTCAAGCAGCGTGCTCTCGCCCCTCCCGCCCGGGTCGTACGTCGCCCTAGCGAACTCACCGCTGGGCCACGCAGGGCTGCCGGTCCCCTCATCGTGCAGACGTGGATCGACGAGCCCCTGCGCGCGGTGTCGGGGGTGATGCACGAGGGGCGGATGCTCGCCTGGGTGCACCAGCGGTACGTGCGAACGTGGCCGCGGGACGCCGGGGTGTCCTGCTTCGCCGTGACGGTGGACCCCGACCGCGGGCTCGAGGACCGTCTGCAGCAGCTCCTGCAGCGCCACACCGGGGTGTTCCAGGTGCAACTAGCGGGCGATCACGTCCTCGATGTCAACCCTCGGGTCTACGGTTCTCTGCCTCTCGCCGTGGCCGCTGGAGCGAACCTGCCGGCGATCCACTGCCGCGCGCTGCTCGACGGGGAGGCCAGCCAGCTCCACCGGGCACGCATCGGAGTGCACTACCGGTGGGTCGAGGGCGACGTCCGGCACGTGCTCGGGGCGGTGCGGGCCGGCGACGTCGGTGCCATGGGTGCCTGGGAGGCGCTACGACCACGCAGAGGTACGGTCCACAGCGTGCTGCGTCTCGATGAT
The sequence above is drawn from the Actinomycetota bacterium genome and encodes:
- a CDS encoding ATP-grasp domain-containing protein, with protein sequence MPHAHEAGFYESVRTLTERGEFAATIVTSDAAISALGLPEAELIDKSRLEQLVRDVGLPVPTGRRFDDDDALRAAAADLDYPVVVKPVVKQRALAPPARVVRRPSELTAGPRRAAGPLIVQTWIDEPLRAVSGVMHEGRMLAWVHQRYVRTWPRDAGVSCFAVTVDPDRGLEDRLQQLLQRHTGVFQVQLAGDHVLDVNPRVYGSLPLAVAAGANLPAIHCRALLDGEASQLHRARIGVHYRWVEGDVRHVLGAVRAGDVGAMGAWEALRPRRGTVHSVLRLDDPGPVFARLAHTVSHLFRDADRRG
- a CDS encoding DUF4012 domain-containing protein, translating into MPLISRSRRRAFVVVAVSVGLAIAVWLAFMVLDALAARDALVEARAALGDVRESLGNAEVEEAEASASHAFDATVRAGARIDGPVWWLARRSPVIRRTALTITHAVGIATAAADLSGDVVPRANELLGPDGELAVAGGDGRIDLESIRRAEGVLQELGTGALESSYEALADTPATLLPASVLDGRRDALELAGQTLETIDDARTLTRVLPDVLGDGEERRYLLAIQNSAELRGTGGLIGFLGELVATQGRVEFRGPIDASELEPATGPPVQAPDEFEERYAHVEATSFLKNVNVDPHLPMTAPVLLALYANATGDVLDGVIMVDPVALQIIARATGVVDVPDELLEGVEDLPDPLPPDELARVVMFDAYQEFGGSSEERDRYLAAVLTSAFERLIVMDWDPTVMTRRIGIAGARRHLQIYSAREDEQRALESLGVAGAMQPRPWGDLLAMSANNAAANKQDVHVGHGARLDLTLRIPVPDRPTDAERHARFEVIVDNPLPSSGLDPYIIGSRPGGAGSDSGPTGAPGLNRTWFTVWSPSETRVLAGRDGQDQPISVTTGGIHDQTAVDHYLETPSRERRSFELDLSGPIELRRDGPDLRYRLTLWRQAKGIPDDIEVLIRAPRGWEVADASLSGGRQGGDTGLGTDVLDGPEEPTLERHRGHVTVRGEVNTDVVIELRLARGPMQRLGDRLTSWLGW